A genomic window from Pristiophorus japonicus isolate sPriJap1 unplaced genomic scaffold, sPriJap1.hap1 HAP1_SCAFFOLD_154, whole genome shotgun sequence includes:
- the LOC139242927 gene encoding NACHT, LRR and PYD domains-containing protein 3-like isoform X3: protein MAEGPTPFIMWRRKGRRAAALLEQEHLGCGFHVDSAMMMDDDIFSSWDEPQVVATPVPTMAEGPNRGEDPTLDLAGSWMDMGAAALLEQEHLEPQVLATPVTTMAEGPNRGEYPTSFPRMVTDPKSAITQLLTQCNDDQLLQLTKFYRDRLEQAIEEGVEGLGLWLTGEDHFSGQEYHKVTELAEKGNRAGSSKLLLNLVMEKGSKAQRVMWESFVKMCHRLPKLNKILKEIQEHGSDPLVYMNIARGLSKVPSHLEDAQQKHKETLRVQTETLRVNTILIREKVKVFQLVDRYTELTVISTVRDRTLVEHELLARGRDHEEWTKKHLQGELEKIRTDQLFHSSFSRRKSESGSSAAVSGVAGIGKTTMVQKIVHEWATGKIYPHFQFVFSFKFRDLNDINGRINLRNLILDQYPYFGNILRELWKNPERLLFIFDGLDEFKDSIDFADNRRNTEPQHRCTDPEDWCGVSDIVYSLIQHKLLPGCSVLVTSRPTALHLLEKAEISVWAEILGFVGEERKEYFNKFFEDQTVAAAVIKHVEENEILYTMCFNPSYCWILGLALGPFFTQRDRRHQRVPKTITQLYSYYIYNILKNHSREIESPRDVLLKLGEMAFTGVSEKKIVFRNGDLIKYNLQPSQFLSGFMMELLERDDSAQSVVYTFPHLTIQEFVAALAQFLTPDSGDILKLLREVHSKEDGRFEIFLRFAAGLSSPHSAQPLEEFLGPFLHQTTCRVIDWVQEKVEGQIGNTGSEAGKRNLLNTFHYLFESQNTALAQLTVGSVKTLTFSGLTLTPIDCVVLSHVIRLCDTIKDLDLRKCNIQCEGLQRLGPVLHKCRELRLSYNKLGDSGVKLLSAALRDPDCKIQELQLSDVGLSDSCAEDLSSALSTNRSLTVLGLGFNNLGDSGVKLLSAALSDPDCKIQELQLRAVGLTDSCAEDLSSALSTNRSLTVLDLSCNKLGDSGVKLLSAALRDPDCKIQKLQLYDVGLTDSGAEDLASVLSTNCSLTILDLRSNSFTDRSYPALRRLILTCRSLQRIWLFENQFSSTGQRHLESLQESRPRLRVYV from the exons ATGGCTGAAGGTCCGACACCTTTCATTATGTGGAGAAGGAAGGGCAGGAGAGCTGCAGCACTATTGGAACAGGAACATTTGGGTTGTGGATTCCATGTTGACTCAGCGATGATGATGGACGACGATATATTTTCAAGTTGGGACG agcctcaggtggtggcaacacctgtccccaccatggctgaaggtccaaacaGGGGAGAAGATCCGACACTTGACCTTGCGGGGAGCTGGATGGACATGGGAGCTGCAGCACTGTTGGAACAGGAACACTTGG AGCCTCAGGTATTGGCAACACCTGTCACCaccatggctgaaggtccaaacaGGGGAGAATATCCAACATCTTTTCCAAGAATGGTCACAG ATCCGAAATCTGCAATCACTCAGCTCTTGACACAGTGCAACGATGACCAATTGTTGCAGTTGACGAAATTCTACCGGGACAGACTAGAACAGGCGATTGAAGAGGGTGTGGAGGGACTCGGTCTCTGGTTAACAGGCGAGGACCATTTCAGTGGACAAGAATATCAC AAAGTCACTGAGCTCGCCGAGAAGGGAAACCGGGCGGGCAGTTCTAAACTGCTCCTAAATCTGGTGATGGAGAAAGGCTCTAAGGCCCAAAGGGTGATGTGGGAATCCTTTGTCAAAATGTGCCACAGGTTACCAAAGTTGAACAAAATACTGAAAGAAATACAGGAACACG GTTCTGATCCACTTGTTTACATGAACATCGCACGAGGTTTATCCAAAGTACCAAGTCACCTGGAAG ATGCTCAACAGAAACACAAGGAAACACTCCGGGTACAAACTGAAACACTGAGAGTGAACACTATCCTAATAAGGGAGAAGGTTAAGGTTTTCCAGCTGGTTGATCGATACACTGAGCTAACGGTTATTTCTACTGTTCGAGATCGGACACTTGTAGAACATGAACTGCTGGCAAGAGGCCGAGACCATGAAGAGTGGACAAAGAAACATCTCCAGGGAGAACTGGAGAAAATCCGAACTGATCAACTGTTCCACAGCAGTTTTTCCCGGAGAAAATCAGAATCCGGGAGTTCAGCGGCAGTGAGCGGAGTCGCGGGGATTGGAAAAACAACAATGGTACAAAAGATTGTTCATGAATGGGCCACGGGGAAAATATACCCCCACTTTCAATTTGTTTTCAGTTTTAAATTCCGGGATTTGAACGACATTAACGGTAGAATAAACCTGAGGAATCTGATACTGGATCAGTATCCTTACTTTGGGAATATTCTGAGAGAGCTCTGGAAGAACCCAGAGAGATTGCTGTTTATATTCGATGGTTTGGATGAATTCAAGGACAGTATCGATTTTGCTGACAATCGGAGAAATACAGAACCTCAGCACAGGTGCACAGATCCCGAAGACTGGTGTGGAGTGTCTGACATTGTGTACAGTTTAATACAGCACAAGCTGCTCCCAGGATGTTCAGTGCTAGTGACCAGCCGCCCCACTGCATTACATTTATTGGAAAAGGCTGAGATCAGTGTCTGGGCTGAAATCCTGGGATTTGTTGGTGAAGAACGGAAGGAATATTTCAACAAGTTTTTTGAAGATCAGACGGTGGCAGCAGCTGTTATTAAACACGTGGAGGAGAACGAGATCCTGTACACCATGTGCTTCAACCCTTCCTACTGCTGGATCCTCGGTCTGGCACTGGGTCCCTTCTTTACACAAAGAGACAGGAGACATCAGCGAGTTCCCAAGACCATCACCCAACTGTATTCCTACTATATCTACAACATTCTGAAAAACCACAGCCGAGAGATTGAAAGCCCCCGTGATGTGTTACTGAAGCTCGGTGAGATGGCCTTCACAGGAGTCTCCGAGAAGAAGATTGTGTTTAGAAATGGAGATTTGATCAAATACAATCTGCAACCTTCCCAGTTCCTGTCTGGGTTCATGATGGAActtttggagagagatgattctGCCCAGAGCGTGGTGTACACATTCCCACACCTCACCATCCAAGAGTTTGTAGCCGCTCTCGCCCAATTCCTGACTCCCGATTCCGGGGACATCCTGAAACTCCTCCGTGAAGTCCACAGCAAGGAAGATGGGCGATTTGAGATATTTCTCCGTTTTGCtgctggtctctcctccccacactcCGCTCAGCCCCTGGAGGAGTTTCTGGGTCCATTTCTTCATCAAACCACCTGTCGAGTGATTGACTGGGTGCAGGAGAAGGTTGAAGGACAGATTGGGAACACAGGGAGTGAAGCTGGTAAACGGAACCTCCTGAACACATTCCACTACCTGTTTGAGTCTCAGAATACAGCACTGGCTCAGCTCACAGTGGGATCTGTGAAAACACTTACATTTAGTGGATTGACATTGACCCCGATTGACTGTGTGGTCCTGTCTCATGTCATTAGGCTCTGTGATACAATAAAAGACCTCGATCTGCGGAAGTGCAACATTCAGTGTGAAGGACTCCAGCGGCTGGGACCCGTACTCCACAAATGCCGGGAGTTGAG ACTGAGTTACAATAAACTGGGAGATTCAGGAGTGAAACTGCTGTCTGCGGCTCTGAGGGACCCGGACTGTAAAATACAGGAACTGCA gcTGTCTGATGTTGGTCTCTCCGATTCTTGTGCCGAGGATCTCtcctccgctctcagtacaaaCCGCTCACTGACGGTTCTGGGCCTGGGATTTAATAATCTGGGAGATTCAGGAGTGAAACTGCTGTCTGCGGCTCTGAGCGACCCGGACTGTAAAATACAGGAACTGCA GCTGCGTGCTGTCGGTCTCACAGATTCTTGTGCTGAGGATCTCtcctccgctctcagtacaaaCCGCTCACTGACGGTTCTGGACCTGAGTTGCAATAAACTGGGCGATTCAGGAGTGAAACTGCTGTCTGCGGCTCTGAGGGACCCGGACTGTAAAATACAGAAACTGCA GCTGTATGATGTCGGTCTCACAGATTCTGGTGCCGAGGATCTCGCCTCCGTTCTCAGTACAAACTGCTCACTGACGATTCTGGACCTGCGATCAAACTCCTTCACAGACCGATCTTACCCCGCTCTCCGTCGCCTCATACTGACCTGCAGGAGTCTGCAGCGGATCTG GCTGTTTGAGAATCAGTTCAGTTCCACCGGACAGAGACATCTGGAGTCGCTGCAAGaatccagacccagactgagagtgtatgtgtga
- the LOC139242927 gene encoding NACHT, LRR and PYD domains-containing protein 3-like isoform X1: MGNSSNKDSQIQEPAPRESAQAAGTEHRVVATPVTTMAEGPTPFIMWRRKGRRAAALLEQEHLGCGFHVDSAMMMDDDIFSSWDEPQVVATPVPTMAEGPNRGEDPTLDLAGSWMDMGAAALLEQEHLEPQVLATPVTTMAEGPNRGEYPTSFPRMVTDPKSAITQLLTQCNDDQLLQLTKFYRDRLEQAIEEGVEGLGLWLTGEDHFSGQEYHKVTELAEKGNRAGSSKLLLNLVMEKGSKAQRVMWESFVKMCHRLPKLNKILKEIQEHGSDPLVYMNIARGLSKVPSHLEDAQQKHKETLRVQTETLRVNTILIREKVKVFQLVDRYTELTVISTVRDRTLVEHELLARGRDHEEWTKKHLQGELEKIRTDQLFHSSFSRRKSESGSSAAVSGVAGIGKTTMVQKIVHEWATGKIYPHFQFVFSFKFRDLNDINGRINLRNLILDQYPYFGNILRELWKNPERLLFIFDGLDEFKDSIDFADNRRNTEPQHRCTDPEDWCGVSDIVYSLIQHKLLPGCSVLVTSRPTALHLLEKAEISVWAEILGFVGEERKEYFNKFFEDQTVAAAVIKHVEENEILYTMCFNPSYCWILGLALGPFFTQRDRRHQRVPKTITQLYSYYIYNILKNHSREIESPRDVLLKLGEMAFTGVSEKKIVFRNGDLIKYNLQPSQFLSGFMMELLERDDSAQSVVYTFPHLTIQEFVAALAQFLTPDSGDILKLLREVHSKEDGRFEIFLRFAAGLSSPHSAQPLEEFLGPFLHQTTCRVIDWVQEKVEGQIGNTGSEAGKRNLLNTFHYLFESQNTALAQLTVGSVKTLTFSGLTLTPIDCVVLSHVIRLCDTIKDLDLRKCNIQCEGLQRLGPVLHKCRELRLSYNKLGDSGVKLLSAALRDPDCKIQELQLSDVGLSDSCAEDLSSALSTNRSLTVLGLGFNNLGDSGVKLLSAALSDPDCKIQELQLRAVGLTDSCAEDLSSALSTNRSLTVLDLSCNKLGDSGVKLLSAALRDPDCKIQKLQLYDVGLTDSGAEDLASVLSTNCSLTILDLRSNSFTDRSYPALRRLILTCRSLQRIWLFENQFSSTGQRHLESLQESRPRLRVYV, encoded by the exons ATGGGGAATTCATCAAACAAAGATAGTCAGATTCAAGAACCTGCTCCTCGGGAAAGTGCTCAGGCCGCAGGAACCG AGCATCGGGTAGTGGCAACACCTGTCACCACCATGGCTGAAGGTCCGACACCTTTCATTATGTGGAGAAGGAAGGGCAGGAGAGCTGCAGCACTATTGGAACAGGAACATTTGGGTTGTGGATTCCATGTTGACTCAGCGATGATGATGGACGACGATATATTTTCAAGTTGGGACG agcctcaggtggtggcaacacctgtccccaccatggctgaaggtccaaacaGGGGAGAAGATCCGACACTTGACCTTGCGGGGAGCTGGATGGACATGGGAGCTGCAGCACTGTTGGAACAGGAACACTTGG AGCCTCAGGTATTGGCAACACCTGTCACCaccatggctgaaggtccaaacaGGGGAGAATATCCAACATCTTTTCCAAGAATGGTCACAG ATCCGAAATCTGCAATCACTCAGCTCTTGACACAGTGCAACGATGACCAATTGTTGCAGTTGACGAAATTCTACCGGGACAGACTAGAACAGGCGATTGAAGAGGGTGTGGAGGGACTCGGTCTCTGGTTAACAGGCGAGGACCATTTCAGTGGACAAGAATATCAC AAAGTCACTGAGCTCGCCGAGAAGGGAAACCGGGCGGGCAGTTCTAAACTGCTCCTAAATCTGGTGATGGAGAAAGGCTCTAAGGCCCAAAGGGTGATGTGGGAATCCTTTGTCAAAATGTGCCACAGGTTACCAAAGTTGAACAAAATACTGAAAGAAATACAGGAACACG GTTCTGATCCACTTGTTTACATGAACATCGCACGAGGTTTATCCAAAGTACCAAGTCACCTGGAAG ATGCTCAACAGAAACACAAGGAAACACTCCGGGTACAAACTGAAACACTGAGAGTGAACACTATCCTAATAAGGGAGAAGGTTAAGGTTTTCCAGCTGGTTGATCGATACACTGAGCTAACGGTTATTTCTACTGTTCGAGATCGGACACTTGTAGAACATGAACTGCTGGCAAGAGGCCGAGACCATGAAGAGTGGACAAAGAAACATCTCCAGGGAGAACTGGAGAAAATCCGAACTGATCAACTGTTCCACAGCAGTTTTTCCCGGAGAAAATCAGAATCCGGGAGTTCAGCGGCAGTGAGCGGAGTCGCGGGGATTGGAAAAACAACAATGGTACAAAAGATTGTTCATGAATGGGCCACGGGGAAAATATACCCCCACTTTCAATTTGTTTTCAGTTTTAAATTCCGGGATTTGAACGACATTAACGGTAGAATAAACCTGAGGAATCTGATACTGGATCAGTATCCTTACTTTGGGAATATTCTGAGAGAGCTCTGGAAGAACCCAGAGAGATTGCTGTTTATATTCGATGGTTTGGATGAATTCAAGGACAGTATCGATTTTGCTGACAATCGGAGAAATACAGAACCTCAGCACAGGTGCACAGATCCCGAAGACTGGTGTGGAGTGTCTGACATTGTGTACAGTTTAATACAGCACAAGCTGCTCCCAGGATGTTCAGTGCTAGTGACCAGCCGCCCCACTGCATTACATTTATTGGAAAAGGCTGAGATCAGTGTCTGGGCTGAAATCCTGGGATTTGTTGGTGAAGAACGGAAGGAATATTTCAACAAGTTTTTTGAAGATCAGACGGTGGCAGCAGCTGTTATTAAACACGTGGAGGAGAACGAGATCCTGTACACCATGTGCTTCAACCCTTCCTACTGCTGGATCCTCGGTCTGGCACTGGGTCCCTTCTTTACACAAAGAGACAGGAGACATCAGCGAGTTCCCAAGACCATCACCCAACTGTATTCCTACTATATCTACAACATTCTGAAAAACCACAGCCGAGAGATTGAAAGCCCCCGTGATGTGTTACTGAAGCTCGGTGAGATGGCCTTCACAGGAGTCTCCGAGAAGAAGATTGTGTTTAGAAATGGAGATTTGATCAAATACAATCTGCAACCTTCCCAGTTCCTGTCTGGGTTCATGATGGAActtttggagagagatgattctGCCCAGAGCGTGGTGTACACATTCCCACACCTCACCATCCAAGAGTTTGTAGCCGCTCTCGCCCAATTCCTGACTCCCGATTCCGGGGACATCCTGAAACTCCTCCGTGAAGTCCACAGCAAGGAAGATGGGCGATTTGAGATATTTCTCCGTTTTGCtgctggtctctcctccccacactcCGCTCAGCCCCTGGAGGAGTTTCTGGGTCCATTTCTTCATCAAACCACCTGTCGAGTGATTGACTGGGTGCAGGAGAAGGTTGAAGGACAGATTGGGAACACAGGGAGTGAAGCTGGTAAACGGAACCTCCTGAACACATTCCACTACCTGTTTGAGTCTCAGAATACAGCACTGGCTCAGCTCACAGTGGGATCTGTGAAAACACTTACATTTAGTGGATTGACATTGACCCCGATTGACTGTGTGGTCCTGTCTCATGTCATTAGGCTCTGTGATACAATAAAAGACCTCGATCTGCGGAAGTGCAACATTCAGTGTGAAGGACTCCAGCGGCTGGGACCCGTACTCCACAAATGCCGGGAGTTGAG ACTGAGTTACAATAAACTGGGAGATTCAGGAGTGAAACTGCTGTCTGCGGCTCTGAGGGACCCGGACTGTAAAATACAGGAACTGCA gcTGTCTGATGTTGGTCTCTCCGATTCTTGTGCCGAGGATCTCtcctccgctctcagtacaaaCCGCTCACTGACGGTTCTGGGCCTGGGATTTAATAATCTGGGAGATTCAGGAGTGAAACTGCTGTCTGCGGCTCTGAGCGACCCGGACTGTAAAATACAGGAACTGCA GCTGCGTGCTGTCGGTCTCACAGATTCTTGTGCTGAGGATCTCtcctccgctctcagtacaaaCCGCTCACTGACGGTTCTGGACCTGAGTTGCAATAAACTGGGCGATTCAGGAGTGAAACTGCTGTCTGCGGCTCTGAGGGACCCGGACTGTAAAATACAGAAACTGCA GCTGTATGATGTCGGTCTCACAGATTCTGGTGCCGAGGATCTCGCCTCCGTTCTCAGTACAAACTGCTCACTGACGATTCTGGACCTGCGATCAAACTCCTTCACAGACCGATCTTACCCCGCTCTCCGTCGCCTCATACTGACCTGCAGGAGTCTGCAGCGGATCTG GCTGTTTGAGAATCAGTTCAGTTCCACCGGACAGAGACATCTGGAGTCGCTGCAAGaatccagacccagactgagagtgtatgtgtga
- the LOC139242927 gene encoding NACHT, LRR and PYD domains-containing protein 3-like isoform X5, which produces MGNSSNKDSQIQEPAPRESAQAAGTEPQVLATPVTTMAEGPNRGEYPTSFPRMVTDPKSAITQLLTQCNDDQLLQLTKFYRDRLEQAIEEGVEGLGLWLTGEDHFSGQEYHKVTELAEKGNRAGSSKLLLNLVMEKGSKAQRVMWESFVKMCHRLPKLNKILKEIQEHGSDPLVYMNIARGLSKVPSHLEDAQQKHKETLRVQTETLRVNTILIREKVKVFQLVDRYTELTVISTVRDRTLVEHELLARGRDHEEWTKKHLQGELEKIRTDQLFHSSFSRRKSESGSSAAVSGVAGIGKTTMVQKIVHEWATGKIYPHFQFVFSFKFRDLNDINGRINLRNLILDQYPYFGNILRELWKNPERLLFIFDGLDEFKDSIDFADNRRNTEPQHRCTDPEDWCGVSDIVYSLIQHKLLPGCSVLVTSRPTALHLLEKAEISVWAEILGFVGEERKEYFNKFFEDQTVAAAVIKHVEENEILYTMCFNPSYCWILGLALGPFFTQRDRRHQRVPKTITQLYSYYIYNILKNHSREIESPRDVLLKLGEMAFTGVSEKKIVFRNGDLIKYNLQPSQFLSGFMMELLERDDSAQSVVYTFPHLTIQEFVAALAQFLTPDSGDILKLLREVHSKEDGRFEIFLRFAAGLSSPHSAQPLEEFLGPFLHQTTCRVIDWVQEKVEGQIGNTGSEAGKRNLLNTFHYLFESQNTALAQLTVGSVKTLTFSGLTLTPIDCVVLSHVIRLCDTIKDLDLRKCNIQCEGLQRLGPVLHKCRELRLSYNKLGDSGVKLLSAALRDPDCKIQELQLSDVGLSDSCAEDLSSALSTNRSLTVLGLGFNNLGDSGVKLLSAALSDPDCKIQELQLRAVGLTDSCAEDLSSALSTNRSLTVLDLSCNKLGDSGVKLLSAALRDPDCKIQKLQLYDVGLTDSGAEDLASVLSTNCSLTILDLRSNSFTDRSYPALRRLILTCRSLQRIWLFENQFSSTGQRHLESLQESRPRLRVYV; this is translated from the exons ATGGGGAATTCATCAAACAAAGATAGTCAGATTCAAGAACCTGCTCCTCGGGAAAGTGCTCAGGCCGCAGGAACCG AGCCTCAGGTATTGGCAACACCTGTCACCaccatggctgaaggtccaaacaGGGGAGAATATCCAACATCTTTTCCAAGAATGGTCACAG ATCCGAAATCTGCAATCACTCAGCTCTTGACACAGTGCAACGATGACCAATTGTTGCAGTTGACGAAATTCTACCGGGACAGACTAGAACAGGCGATTGAAGAGGGTGTGGAGGGACTCGGTCTCTGGTTAACAGGCGAGGACCATTTCAGTGGACAAGAATATCAC AAAGTCACTGAGCTCGCCGAGAAGGGAAACCGGGCGGGCAGTTCTAAACTGCTCCTAAATCTGGTGATGGAGAAAGGCTCTAAGGCCCAAAGGGTGATGTGGGAATCCTTTGTCAAAATGTGCCACAGGTTACCAAAGTTGAACAAAATACTGAAAGAAATACAGGAACACG GTTCTGATCCACTTGTTTACATGAACATCGCACGAGGTTTATCCAAAGTACCAAGTCACCTGGAAG ATGCTCAACAGAAACACAAGGAAACACTCCGGGTACAAACTGAAACACTGAGAGTGAACACTATCCTAATAAGGGAGAAGGTTAAGGTTTTCCAGCTGGTTGATCGATACACTGAGCTAACGGTTATTTCTACTGTTCGAGATCGGACACTTGTAGAACATGAACTGCTGGCAAGAGGCCGAGACCATGAAGAGTGGACAAAGAAACATCTCCAGGGAGAACTGGAGAAAATCCGAACTGATCAACTGTTCCACAGCAGTTTTTCCCGGAGAAAATCAGAATCCGGGAGTTCAGCGGCAGTGAGCGGAGTCGCGGGGATTGGAAAAACAACAATGGTACAAAAGATTGTTCATGAATGGGCCACGGGGAAAATATACCCCCACTTTCAATTTGTTTTCAGTTTTAAATTCCGGGATTTGAACGACATTAACGGTAGAATAAACCTGAGGAATCTGATACTGGATCAGTATCCTTACTTTGGGAATATTCTGAGAGAGCTCTGGAAGAACCCAGAGAGATTGCTGTTTATATTCGATGGTTTGGATGAATTCAAGGACAGTATCGATTTTGCTGACAATCGGAGAAATACAGAACCTCAGCACAGGTGCACAGATCCCGAAGACTGGTGTGGAGTGTCTGACATTGTGTACAGTTTAATACAGCACAAGCTGCTCCCAGGATGTTCAGTGCTAGTGACCAGCCGCCCCACTGCATTACATTTATTGGAAAAGGCTGAGATCAGTGTCTGGGCTGAAATCCTGGGATTTGTTGGTGAAGAACGGAAGGAATATTTCAACAAGTTTTTTGAAGATCAGACGGTGGCAGCAGCTGTTATTAAACACGTGGAGGAGAACGAGATCCTGTACACCATGTGCTTCAACCCTTCCTACTGCTGGATCCTCGGTCTGGCACTGGGTCCCTTCTTTACACAAAGAGACAGGAGACATCAGCGAGTTCCCAAGACCATCACCCAACTGTATTCCTACTATATCTACAACATTCTGAAAAACCACAGCCGAGAGATTGAAAGCCCCCGTGATGTGTTACTGAAGCTCGGTGAGATGGCCTTCACAGGAGTCTCCGAGAAGAAGATTGTGTTTAGAAATGGAGATTTGATCAAATACAATCTGCAACCTTCCCAGTTCCTGTCTGGGTTCATGATGGAActtttggagagagatgattctGCCCAGAGCGTGGTGTACACATTCCCACACCTCACCATCCAAGAGTTTGTAGCCGCTCTCGCCCAATTCCTGACTCCCGATTCCGGGGACATCCTGAAACTCCTCCGTGAAGTCCACAGCAAGGAAGATGGGCGATTTGAGATATTTCTCCGTTTTGCtgctggtctctcctccccacactcCGCTCAGCCCCTGGAGGAGTTTCTGGGTCCATTTCTTCATCAAACCACCTGTCGAGTGATTGACTGGGTGCAGGAGAAGGTTGAAGGACAGATTGGGAACACAGGGAGTGAAGCTGGTAAACGGAACCTCCTGAACACATTCCACTACCTGTTTGAGTCTCAGAATACAGCACTGGCTCAGCTCACAGTGGGATCTGTGAAAACACTTACATTTAGTGGATTGACATTGACCCCGATTGACTGTGTGGTCCTGTCTCATGTCATTAGGCTCTGTGATACAATAAAAGACCTCGATCTGCGGAAGTGCAACATTCAGTGTGAAGGACTCCAGCGGCTGGGACCCGTACTCCACAAATGCCGGGAGTTGAG ACTGAGTTACAATAAACTGGGAGATTCAGGAGTGAAACTGCTGTCTGCGGCTCTGAGGGACCCGGACTGTAAAATACAGGAACTGCA gcTGTCTGATGTTGGTCTCTCCGATTCTTGTGCCGAGGATCTCtcctccgctctcagtacaaaCCGCTCACTGACGGTTCTGGGCCTGGGATTTAATAATCTGGGAGATTCAGGAGTGAAACTGCTGTCTGCGGCTCTGAGCGACCCGGACTGTAAAATACAGGAACTGCA GCTGCGTGCTGTCGGTCTCACAGATTCTTGTGCTGAGGATCTCtcctccgctctcagtacaaaCCGCTCACTGACGGTTCTGGACCTGAGTTGCAATAAACTGGGCGATTCAGGAGTGAAACTGCTGTCTGCGGCTCTGAGGGACCCGGACTGTAAAATACAGAAACTGCA GCTGTATGATGTCGGTCTCACAGATTCTGGTGCCGAGGATCTCGCCTCCGTTCTCAGTACAAACTGCTCACTGACGATTCTGGACCTGCGATCAAACTCCTTCACAGACCGATCTTACCCCGCTCTCCGTCGCCTCATACTGACCTGCAGGAGTCTGCAGCGGATCTG GCTGTTTGAGAATCAGTTCAGTTCCACCGGACAGAGACATCTGGAGTCGCTGCAAGaatccagacccagactgagagtgtatgtgtga